Proteins encoded in a region of the Brevefilum fermentans genome:
- a CDS encoding prenyltransferase/squalene oxidase repeat-containing protein: METPLRKAQFFIVFLTLLSLAFAPLLHNTRAQSVSSEVDVHTAILQAVEYLKTQQNDDGGIRWIDESSSVAVSVRVVLALAASRLPQEVLTSSQGLTPVDYLANQGYDWIFQSENGESELNLARAGQLLTAVAAANQDPYAFGSERINLPYLINDQYDPNSGVFGKATPNNVTDQVWAILGLASAYASVPQDSVTWLSQAQQADGSWDDGFGSTLDMTPLAVMALLSSDYLHENDPEILLALDFIGENQQSNGGWQTEWDSTTSANVTGMILQSLYAAGHQLTDPLWTKEDGSPLDALLHIQQENGAFGADYINAYGTADGILGLSDQPLYDLGHVRRVGRAFAFVFDAQDDDGGWGSTGQTLDVIIAAQAAGWDPQTIAINDRSPLTFLANNLEAYIASGPDAIGKSIIGLVAPGQDPTNFNGLNLVQALIESYNPDTAAFGDPENTWHQALSLLGLKAANVEIPEGALQTLLDLQREDGGWEYATGFGTWADSTALALQALLASGLSSGDDAIQNGFNYLRGQQLESGGWGDASTTSFVIMALNASDLHPDEWRTQSNGTPIPDLFTYQKPSGAFMFSEDFVDDNLMATTAALLALIGGHYYIQHTFEVPTNSVGLVIQDEQDTITTACVNIEGKSISGLALLKNSGIPYEDQDGFINSIMNRSNPQDGTLYWSYWHWDGREWIFHTSGAGDIDVLPGNLEAWYLVSWERFPSPPPEYTPHIQVICGENQLKNYAAQPYLHYYDLNKTAANVNQAQKFSVKPYSQDIESTTTDPQSETKPLSTTPLIIIGVLGVLVIALVVWLLFRKK; this comes from the coding sequence ATGGAAACCCCGTTACGAAAAGCCCAATTTTTTATCGTTTTTTTGACATTGCTTTCTCTTGCATTTGCGCCGTTATTGCACAACACAAGAGCGCAATCGGTGAGCTCAGAGGTGGACGTTCACACAGCCATCCTTCAAGCAGTTGAGTATCTAAAAACACAGCAAAATGACGACGGCGGCATTCGCTGGATCGATGAATCATCCAGCGTGGCGGTTTCGGTTCGGGTCGTGCTGGCTCTGGCGGCATCCCGGTTGCCCCAGGAAGTGCTGACCAGCTCGCAAGGATTGACCCCGGTCGATTATCTGGCAAACCAGGGCTATGATTGGATTTTTCAAAGCGAAAATGGCGAGTCGGAGCTCAACCTTGCCCGGGCTGGGCAGTTACTCACCGCGGTTGCAGCAGCCAACCAGGATCCGTATGCTTTTGGTTCTGAGAGGATCAACCTGCCCTATTTAATTAACGATCAATATGACCCAAACTCCGGAGTTTTTGGCAAGGCTACCCCCAACAATGTCACTGACCAGGTATGGGCAATCCTTGGCTTGGCTTCTGCTTACGCATCCGTTCCACAAGATTCAGTTACCTGGCTTTCACAAGCCCAACAGGCTGATGGCAGCTGGGACGACGGCTTTGGCAGCACGCTGGACATGACCCCGCTGGCGGTCATGGCGTTGTTGTCATCAGATTATCTACACGAAAACGACCCTGAAATTTTGCTTGCCCTGGACTTCATTGGTGAAAACCAGCAATCCAATGGCGGATGGCAAACCGAATGGGATTCCACCACCAGCGCCAATGTAACAGGTATGATCTTGCAGAGCCTTTATGCAGCAGGACATCAACTGACTGATCCTTTGTGGACTAAAGAAGATGGATCACCTTTAGACGCCTTGCTGCACATTCAGCAAGAGAATGGGGCGTTTGGGGCTGATTACATCAACGCGTACGGAACTGCAGATGGGATTCTGGGACTTTCGGATCAGCCGCTTTATGATCTTGGCCATGTGCGCAGAGTCGGTCGAGCCTTTGCGTTTGTTTTTGATGCTCAGGACGATGACGGGGGTTGGGGATCAACCGGGCAAACACTGGATGTGATCATCGCCGCCCAAGCTGCCGGATGGGACCCGCAGACCATCGCGATCAACGACCGGTCGCCACTAACTTTCCTCGCAAACAATTTGGAAGCATACATCGCGAGCGGTCCGGATGCCATCGGCAAATCAATCATTGGCCTTGTTGCTCCTGGCCAGGACCCGACTAATTTTAACGGACTCAACCTGGTCCAAGCACTGATCGAGAGCTACAATCCGGACACCGCTGCATTTGGTGATCCTGAAAATACCTGGCATCAGGCGCTGAGCTTACTGGGTTTGAAAGCCGCCAATGTTGAAATCCCTGAAGGAGCCCTGCAAACCTTGCTCGACCTGCAAAGAGAAGATGGCGGCTGGGAATACGCAACGGGGTTTGGCACCTGGGCGGACAGCACAGCCTTAGCGCTGCAAGCCTTGCTCGCATCCGGACTTTCATCAGGCGATGATGCAATCCAAAATGGCTTCAATTATCTGCGTGGTCAACAGCTTGAAAGCGGCGGTTGGGGCGATGCCAGCACAACCAGTTTTGTAATCATGGCTTTAAATGCCTCAGATCTCCACCCCGATGAATGGCGCACACAATCAAACGGCACCCCCATCCCGGATCTGTTTACCTATCAAAAACCATCCGGCGCGTTCATGTTTTCTGAAGACTTCGTCGATGATAATTTGATGGCAACGACTGCAGCCCTTCTGGCGCTCATCGGGGGTCATTATTACATCCAACACACATTTGAGGTGCCCACTAATTCAGTTGGTCTGGTGATTCAGGATGAACAGGATACAATCACAACCGCCTGTGTCAATATTGAAGGAAAATCCATCTCCGGTTTGGCTTTACTGAAGAATTCTGGCATTCCTTACGAAGATCAGGACGGATTCATAAACAGCATCATGAACCGCTCAAACCCTCAAGACGGCACCCTCTATTGGTCTTACTGGCATTGGGATGGCCGCGAATGGATCTTTCACACCTCTGGCGCTGGTGATATTGATGTTCTACCAGGGAATTTGGAAGCCTGGTATCTCGTCAGTTGGGAGCGCTTCCCGTCACCTCCGCCCGAATACACCCCTCATATCCAAGTCATCTGTGGAGAAAACCAGTTAAAAAATTACGCTGCACAGCCATATCTCCATTATTACGACCTTAATAAAACTGCAGCAAATGTAAACCAGGCGCAAAAATTTTCAGTGAAACCCTATTCACAGGATATCGAGAGCACAACGACAGATCCGCAATCAGAAACCAAACCCTTATCGACCACACCACTCATTATCATCGGAGTGCTGGGTGTCCTGGTTATTGCGCTTGTTGTTTGGTTGTTATTCAGGAAAAAATGA
- a CDS encoding methylenetetrahydrofolate reductase C-terminal domain-containing protein: MANPKYGNIFTIMPILTPSRRWQPPFYPFKKRSFSERLEEALERSFKGLIWGCRMCGNCLLQETAFICPMACPKGYRNGPCGGSTPESCCVDESRPCIWHAIYVRAEKMNRLEKLLEVFPPLDWDKAGTSALRDVYNKINSHGKLRTISTIFRSSTTERKSKWERFFKDIRQPAWWDGDAYPHPPKPHEPVSSLEKLLSEGKFVLTCEIVPPAEDNFPVLDAKLAELSGLVDAVNITDNASAIPRLSAFACAQQALTSGIEPVLQMTTRDRNRLSLQASLIGASAAGIRNLLLVTGDHPIKAIAPFSHMDAWDLDSIQAVWIARKLRDEGVFLDGRTMDHPPSYFLGSAAAPFASEPRFQALRAEKKINAGTQFIQTNLIFDLPRFEAYLEELEKRNLLSRVHLIAGVAPIKSLAAAKYLRQLPGVVIPDDIMQRLADAKNTSTEALKICLELIEKLRALPGIRGLHFMAVPNTDHLKKVLIESGLRE; the protein is encoded by the coding sequence ATGGCAAACCCAAAGTATGGTAATATTTTTACCATTATGCCTATTCTCACACCTTCTCGCCGCTGGCAACCACCCTTTTACCCGTTCAAAAAGCGCAGCTTTTCTGAGCGTTTAGAGGAAGCCCTTGAAAGAAGTTTCAAGGGGTTGATATGGGGTTGCCGTATGTGTGGCAACTGCCTGCTGCAAGAAACCGCTTTCATCTGCCCCATGGCATGCCCTAAAGGCTACCGCAATGGTCCCTGCGGCGGTTCCACCCCTGAAAGTTGCTGCGTTGATGAATCCCGCCCCTGTATCTGGCATGCCATCTACGTACGCGCTGAAAAAATGAACCGGCTGGAAAAACTCCTTGAGGTTTTTCCACCACTTGATTGGGATAAGGCAGGCACCAGCGCATTGAGAGATGTATATAACAAAATCAACTCACATGGAAAGTTAAGGACGATTTCAACAATCTTTCGTTCTTCAACCACGGAGAGGAAGAGCAAATGGGAGCGTTTTTTCAAAGACATCCGCCAACCCGCCTGGTGGGATGGCGATGCCTACCCACATCCACCTAAGCCGCACGAGCCCGTATCAAGCCTGGAGAAGTTGCTCTCGGAGGGCAAATTTGTCCTGACCTGCGAAATCGTACCGCCGGCTGAGGACAATTTTCCTGTCCTGGATGCCAAGTTAGCAGAGCTCTCAGGATTGGTCGACGCGGTTAATATCACTGACAATGCCTCAGCCATTCCGCGCCTCTCTGCCTTTGCATGTGCACAACAAGCTTTAACCTCAGGTATCGAACCGGTGCTGCAGATGACAACCCGCGATCGCAACCGGCTCAGTTTACAGGCGAGCCTGATCGGAGCCTCAGCCGCTGGAATTCGCAACCTGTTGCTGGTCACCGGCGATCATCCCATCAAGGCTATTGCGCCATTCAGCCATATGGACGCCTGGGACTTGGACAGCATCCAGGCAGTGTGGATCGCCCGCAAGCTGCGCGATGAAGGAGTGTTCCTCGATGGACGCACTATGGATCATCCACCATCGTATTTTCTCGGCTCAGCTGCGGCACCTTTTGCGTCCGAGCCGCGGTTTCAAGCACTTCGAGCGGAGAAAAAAATCAACGCGGGGACACAATTCATCCAGACCAACCTCATCTTTGACCTGCCTCGTTTTGAAGCTTACCTGGAGGAGTTAGAGAAGAGAAACCTGCTCAGCCGGGTGCATCTAATTGCCGGAGTCGCGCCCATTAAAAGCCTGGCAGCAGCCAAATATCTGCGGCAACTCCCCGGTGTGGTTATCCCGGACGATATTATGCAGCGCCTGGCTGACGCCAAAAACACATCAACTGAGGCATTGAAAATCTGCCTGGAACTGATCGAGAAATTACGCGCCCTTCCGGGTATTCGAGGCCTACACTTTATGGCTGTACCCAATACCGACCATCTCAAAAAGGTACTGATTGAGAGCGGGCTAAGAGAATGA
- a CDS encoding C25 family cysteine peptidase codes for MSSITQSEKSLNSMDRYRFLMVLNAGNICQEYQFVKEVAMLWLANYPGDLFVKYHQALSYAKLDLQNQAFDQLEQIVTWDPTFLEAVRDLQRLSPTKSQQKLYADLVCYLEEKAAPDNKAEKWLAPLWSARIAFSQGEFDLALVHIHEAMVHNPPTALPAILHLKTARELGNQDMLSNLSEIYHQQWPNCLHINVIRALVEMDLGLEATAVERLHWVAAHDTAGQVIEQLMGVDHPFKDLWPDRFEICFDLPIPASVSAYLGWNRLNAGQVKKPTFAKNFVSQPRSPQVSSSDVTQKIQTAFAPPPVIKSVQAVIPEDVPLRSTPEKWASEEDLEEIRGAFSKIAKRLKKPELERADNRFPVYVVMTSKGQLEKFYGPNTAMVIDGLLNELVSLIQNLPDWGASLFYPDDPEQLAPMGIKPVIGNDPWQIKLALADLDQALAKRGEMIGALLIVGGPEIVPFHNLPNPTFDDDMDVPSDNPYACIDENYFVAQWPVGRLPGEAGPDAGLLLEQIRNLTHQYQKRSKNSKTLMLNITTFINWFLQIFNNLGSSLNQNKSQLGYSAEIWHRASTEVYKTIGDSKNLQLSPPNHANSIHLNGDHGLKLGYFNLHGIKDGPDWYGQKDFSSFSNGPDYPVALTPTMFDENNSAPKLVLTEACYGAHIIDKQCEEAISLKCLDTGTQTFVGSTCISYGSVTPPLIAADLLANTFWKKIAEGLPAGYALMQAKLLLAEEMIRLQGFLDGEDQKTLLSFVLYGDPLAQHDGLQTMPKALFRFKSYPALKTISDYDMLSSSDEKDMPKQVNKQVKKVVEKYLPGLENAQMSYKKSKGFAGSKIGSETNTDQSGAPERYVVTLKKSFEENQHTAHHHFARMTFDKKGKLVKFTTSR; via the coding sequence ATGTCATCAATAACTCAATCTGAAAAAAGCTTAAATTCCATGGACCGTTATCGATTTTTAATGGTCCTTAATGCAGGAAATATTTGTCAAGAATACCAGTTTGTCAAAGAAGTTGCAATGCTCTGGTTGGCAAATTATCCGGGTGATCTCTTTGTTAAATATCACCAGGCATTATCCTATGCGAAACTTGATCTGCAAAACCAGGCATTTGACCAGCTTGAGCAGATCGTAACCTGGGATCCGACATTCCTGGAAGCAGTGCGTGATTTGCAGCGTCTTTCGCCGACTAAATCCCAACAAAAGCTTTATGCTGACCTGGTGTGTTATCTGGAGGAAAAAGCAGCGCCTGACAACAAAGCAGAGAAATGGCTTGCACCCCTGTGGAGTGCCAGGATAGCCTTCTCTCAGGGCGAGTTTGATCTGGCGCTGGTTCACATTCACGAGGCAATGGTGCACAATCCACCTACTGCGTTGCCAGCGATTTTGCATCTAAAAACAGCACGTGAATTGGGCAATCAGGATATGCTCAGCAACCTTTCTGAGATTTACCATCAACAATGGCCTAATTGCCTGCACATCAACGTGATTCGAGCCCTGGTTGAAATGGATCTGGGGTTAGAAGCGACTGCGGTTGAACGTTTGCATTGGGTTGCAGCCCACGATACTGCAGGTCAGGTCATTGAGCAGTTGATGGGTGTGGACCACCCATTTAAAGATCTTTGGCCAGATCGGTTTGAGATTTGTTTTGATCTGCCGATTCCCGCCTCTGTCTCGGCTTATTTGGGCTGGAATCGCCTGAATGCTGGACAGGTAAAAAAGCCAACCTTTGCCAAAAACTTTGTATCACAACCTCGATCACCTCAAGTCAGCAGTTCTGATGTCACACAGAAAATTCAGACCGCATTTGCTCCGCCGCCAGTGATTAAGTCGGTGCAGGCGGTCATCCCTGAAGATGTTCCGCTTCGATCAACGCCTGAGAAATGGGCATCAGAAGAAGACCTGGAAGAAATCCGGGGTGCTTTTTCAAAAATTGCCAAGCGGCTTAAGAAACCCGAGCTTGAACGGGCGGACAATCGCTTTCCCGTATACGTTGTGATGACCTCGAAGGGACAGCTTGAAAAATTCTATGGCCCGAATACGGCAATGGTTATCGACGGTTTGTTGAACGAGCTGGTCAGCCTGATCCAGAATTTGCCGGATTGGGGAGCATCATTGTTTTACCCGGATGATCCAGAGCAGCTTGCACCCATGGGGATTAAACCTGTGATCGGCAATGATCCCTGGCAAATCAAGCTGGCATTGGCTGATCTCGACCAGGCACTGGCAAAACGTGGCGAGATGATCGGCGCATTGCTCATCGTGGGAGGTCCCGAAATTGTTCCTTTTCACAACCTACCCAACCCAACTTTTGACGATGACATGGATGTGCCCTCAGACAATCCCTACGCCTGTATCGATGAAAATTACTTCGTCGCACAATGGCCTGTCGGTCGTTTGCCCGGTGAAGCCGGTCCAGATGCTGGCTTACTTTTAGAACAAATTAGGAATTTGACCCATCAATATCAGAAGCGCAGCAAGAATAGCAAAACACTGATGCTAAACATTACCACCTTCATAAACTGGTTCCTGCAAATATTCAACAACCTGGGGAGCAGCTTGAATCAAAATAAATCTCAACTTGGTTATTCTGCTGAAATCTGGCACAGAGCTTCGACCGAAGTCTACAAAACTATTGGCGATTCTAAGAACTTGCAACTGTCGCCCCCGAACCATGCCAATAGTATTCATCTGAACGGTGACCACGGGCTCAAATTGGGTTATTTCAATCTGCATGGAATCAAGGACGGCCCTGACTGGTATGGGCAGAAAGACTTTTCATCATTTTCGAATGGCCCCGATTACCCGGTTGCTTTAACCCCAACCATGTTTGATGAAAACAATTCTGCGCCAAAATTAGTTTTAACCGAAGCCTGTTATGGTGCGCATATCATTGACAAGCAATGTGAGGAGGCGATTTCTTTGAAGTGTCTGGATACGGGCACACAAACCTTTGTCGGATCAACCTGTATTTCTTATGGCTCCGTGACACCCCCATTGATTGCTGCAGATTTGTTAGCCAATACATTCTGGAAGAAAATCGCTGAAGGCTTGCCCGCAGGGTATGCATTAATGCAAGCCAAGTTGCTACTGGCTGAGGAAATGATCAGACTCCAGGGATTTCTCGATGGCGAGGACCAAAAGACCTTGCTTTCCTTTGTCCTCTATGGAGATCCCCTTGCTCAACACGATGGCTTGCAGACCATGCCTAAAGCGCTGTTCCGGTTCAAATCCTATCCTGCGTTAAAGACGATCAGCGACTATGATATGCTCTCTTCCAGTGATGAAAAGGATATGCCCAAACAGGTTAATAAACAGGTAAAGAAAGTGGTAGAGAAGTACCTTCCGGGTTTGGAAAACGCCCAAATGAGCTATAAAAAATCGAAGGGGTTTGCTGGTTCAAAAATTGGTTCCGAAACAAATACAGACCAATCAGGCGCGCCTGAACGCTATGTGGTGACACTGAAAAAATCCTTTGAAGAAAACCAGCACACCGCACACCATCATTTTGCTCGTATGACTTTTGATAAGAAAGGCAAACTGGTGAAATTCACCACCTCACGGTAA